One Triticum dicoccoides isolate Atlit2015 ecotype Zavitan chromosome 4B, WEW_v2.0, whole genome shotgun sequence genomic window carries:
- the LOC119294080 gene encoding expansin-like A1, with translation MAVSRCSILVLPLLFLSTFPPPASACDRCVHRTRAANYAPSLTLAAGSCGYGAAAASLNGDLLAGAGPALYRQGVGCGACFQVRCKDEELCSTAGVKVVVTDRASTKTNDTDLVLSSPAFAAMARPGMAGRLAKLGAVDVEYKRVPCVYEGKNLSLRVEERSRAPSELAVTILYQGGQTDIVEVDVTQVGSPSSWTSLTHDHGPAWSTRLAPPGPLQLRAVVTGGYDGAWVYAEHEVLPRQWHAGEVYDTGVQITDIAQEACSPCDTQEWK, from the exons ATGGCCGTCTCTCGCTGCTCCATCCTTGTGCTCCcgctcctcttcctctccaccttcccgccgcccgcctccgcctgCGACCGCTGCGTGCACCGCACCAGAGCCGCCAACTACGCCCCCTCTCTCACCCTCGCCG CCGGTTCCTGCGGGTACGGCGCGGCGGCCGCGTCCCTCAACGGCGACCTGCTCGCCGGGGCGGGCCCGGCCCTGTACAGACAAGGCGTCGGCTGCGGCGCGTGCTTCCAGGTGCGGTGCAAGGACGAGGAGCTCTGCAGCACCGCCGGCGTGAAGGTCGTCGTCACCGACCGCGCCAGCACGAAGACGAACGACACCGACCTCGTGCTGAGCAGCCCGGCGTTCGCCGCCATGGCCCGCCCCGGCATGGCTGGGCGGCTCGCCAAGCTCGGCGCCGTCGACGTCGAGTACAAGAG GGTGCCGTGCGTGTACGAGGGCAAGAACCTCTCACTGCGGGTGGAGGAGCGGAGCCGCGCGCCCAGCGAGCTGGCCGTCACGATCCTCTACCAGGGCGGCCAGACCGACATCGTCGAGGTCGACGTCACGCAGGTCGGTTCGCCGTCGAGCTGGACGTCCCTGACACACGACCACGGGCCGGCGTGGAGCACGAGGCTGGCGCCGCCGGGGCCGCTGCAGCTCAGGGCGGTGGTGACCGGCGGGTACGACGGGGCGTGGGTCTATGCCGAACATGAAGTCCTGCCGCGCCAGTGGCACGCCGGCGAGGTCTACGACACCGGCGTCCAGATCACCGACATCGCCCAAGAAGCCTGCTCCCCCTGCGACACGCAGGAGTGGAAGTGA